In Pyrodictium occultum, the genomic window AGCCGGGCACCAGTATGCCGGGGGACAGGTCGTTGAAGGACTTGACTATGAGGCTCTTGACCTCCCGGTTGAAGAAGGTCACGACACCCATGCCGGGCCCGGCGCCCTCGACTATTGACTGCACCTCCCTGCAGACCCGCCGGCCCGAGCCCCTGCCCCTGCAGTAGTCCTCCCATATCAGCCATAGGCTTGTTATCCTCGGAACACTGGCCGCGTAGAGGACCGCCAGGTCCAGTGTGCCGGGCTCCTCTAGAGCCTTGACAACCTCGGCGAACTGGCCGGCCGGGAGCCCGGCTAGCTCGCGTATGAAGCCCCTGAGACGGGCTATGTACCTGCTGAGCCAGAGGCTATCCTCCATACCCGGCCCTAGACCTCCAGCAGCCCGGGGGGTGACGGGGCCTACCCCGGGGGGCTCTCCAGGTGGTGCTCTGCGCCGGGGAGCGGGCCCCCGGGGGCCTCCTAGGGGAGAAGAGGGTAGGCTAGGGGGCGAGGTTATTCCAACTTCCCCTGGAGGAGGTCCTCCAGGATGCAGCGCTACTTGAGGAACTTCTCCTCGTACTGCTGTATGTAGCGTACGCTCTCCTTCACGTCCACGAAGTACTCCGCCGCCCTCCTCACGTCCTCGACGGTCACCTTTGCACGGCCCTCGCGCTCGGCGAGTATGCGGGCCGGCTCCATCAGCTGCACGGCGTAGCGCAGGCTGCGCTCGGCGCCGAGCTTGGTGAGCTCCTCCAGCGCTTCCTCGGTGAGCGGCACCTCCTCCTCGTCAGCCCTTATCCTGAGTATCTCTCTTATCTCCTCGGGCTTGTAGGGCCTTGTCTTTATTATTAGCAGGCGGTCCAGCAGGTCCAGCGGTATGCCGTGCGGCGACTCGATGTCCGTGCCCCTTATCTTGGTTATGCCCCTGTTAGTGGCGAGCACCAGTATCGGGGCGAGGTCGCTCTCCATAGCCCTCGTGAGGAAGCTGAAGGCCTCTATGTCGAGCATGTGGGCGTCGTCTATGAACAGCACGCCGGGCACTAGCTCGGCGCGGCCCTCGCTTACAAGCTTCTTCACCTCCTCATCCACCCTCTGCCTCACGTCGCTGGGGATCTCGCGGGTCAGCGGCATGCCGAGGAAGCTCGCCGCCGCTGCACGCTGGGCGGCGTAGGCGACGTCGAGGTCGTGGAGGGTTAGCAGGTGCACTATCTCCTTCTCCTTCTTAACCGGGCCGCTGGGCTTCTCGACGCACTTGTATACCGATATGTCGTACTCCCTCTTCTCGCATATCCTGCCGGTCTTGTGGACCTCCCCAGTCTCCGCGTCTATCCAGATAACGTCACCGCGGCGTACGCGGAGCTGGAGGAGCTGAACGGCTATCTCCTCGCCCACGCGGAGCTTCACACTGTCATCCCTGGTCTCTAGGACTACCTCGGCCTCATGGGGGACCCTGACGTAGGGGTTGAACGGGTGCTTCACATAGCCTATGCGTATCCTGCTCACGACGCCCTCGTATACGGTGCGGCGCTCGCGGAACCTCACACCTATGGCCTTGCGCAGCGCCTGCATCATAGCCTCTGTCTTCTTCATCTCGCTGCTGTATATCTCGGAGCCGGTCATGGCTACGAACGGTGTGTCCTCCCCCAGCTCCTTAGCTATGCCGACCGCTATTGCCGTCTTACCGGTGCCGCTGGGCCCCACTATGAGCACGCCGCGGCCGGCCATCTTGCCCTCGCGTATCATCTGCACCACGATGCCGGCCGCTTCGCGGGCCTCGGCCTGGCCCACCATACCGTCGGCCATGAACTTGGCGCGGCCGTTCTCGTCTAGGCCTAGGCCTCTGATATGGCTATGCGCGCCCACCCTCCTAAACTCCTTCCTCACCGGCTTGACCTCCTTTATCGCCGCCATGGTGCTCCTCCCCATCATGGAGGGTCGTAGGCCGCGCTTCTACAAAAACCTTACCCTTGAACGGGCTCGGGCTGCGAAGCGCACGTCACCGCCCCGGGGGGCTCCCGGGGCTCGGTCACTGGCGGTCTCCTCACAGCCCAGGGGGAGGCGGGCCCCGGGGGCTAGCCGAGGTAGTCGAGTATGCTCCTCTGCCTCCCCCGCCGCCTGGCCTCCTCCCCGCCGCCCCCGGGCTTCTCCCTGGCAGCCATCCTCTGGGCCTCCGCCAGAGCCCTGCGGGCCCGCTCCTCGCCGAGGCCGCGGAGCAGGGAGGCCAGCTGCTCGGGGCTGAGGCCGGCGAGGCTCCCTGGGTCGCGGTAGCCGGTGTTGTAGAGGAGGCGGGCCCTAACCCTGCCTATGCCAGGGAGCTTCACGAGATCCACGAGCTCCTCCTGGACCCCGTGCCGCACCATTACGGCCAGCCGGTCCAGGTAGCCCGCAGCCGGGTGGCCCCTGAGCCGCGCGAGCTGCGCCATGGAGTACACCAGCCAGCTGGCCGTCTCAACTACTGCACGCAGGTCGCCGGGGTCCACGCCGTACTTGTCCAGTATGGCGTCCTCGGGCTTCTCCAGGACCCAGTCGAGGAGCATGTCGGCTGTGTGGAGGGCCTCCGCTGCCACCGCTATATCGGCCTCGCCCACCTCCTCGTAAGGGGTGAACCCCAGGTCCTCAAGGAGCTGCTCAGCCTCCATCTCTAGGCCGAGGTGCATGCCCCGGGGAGGCCTTACCCTGGCGGCGTCGGGGTTCCATAGGGCTAAGAATAGGAGCCGCTCGATGGGAGGCTTCTCCTCCCGGAGAGCGTCGAGGCCGCGGAGCATCCGGTAGCCGGTGAGAGGGTCTATGTACAGCTCGGAGACCCTGCGCCCGGTGTCGGTCGCCTCCAGCACGTCGCCGACGCGCTCCAGGAACCCATACTCGTCGAGGAGCCAGGCCACCCTGTCTATCTCCTCCCGGGGCGGCCCGGCCTGGACTGCGTAGAGGGTGCGCCTGAAGATACCGGCCACCTCCTGGACTGTGGCCGTCCCGAGGCTCGAGACCACGGCGAGCACCTGGCTCCTCAAAGCGGCCTCGGAGACCAGCTTGGACACTATGGGCTCGGGCTCGCCCCTCACATAGCTCTCCATGGCCTCCCAGGCCTGCTCGCCCGACCTGGCAATAATCACAGCCTCGCCAACCGCGTCGAGACCCGGCCTGCCGGCGCGGCCGGCCAGCTGCTTGTACTCCGACACCTTGATCGGCTCGGAGCCCCGCCCAGGCTTGAACCTGTAGAGGCTGTCCACGACCACGCGGCGGGCCGGGAGGTTGACGCCCGCGGCGAGAGTAGGGGTCGCGACTAGGACGCGGAGGACGCGGGCCCGGAAGGCCTTCTCCACCACGTCCCTCTGGTAGCTCGCCAGCCCCGCGTGGTGGAATGCAACCCCGCTGGACATGAGCCGGGCGAGCCTGTCGTTAAGCTCCCTGTGCTCCCCGTGGCTCCTCAGCAGCTCTATGTAGGGCTCAACGCCACCCGGGTCGAGGAGGCTTCTAACCTCCCTGCTGCCCGCTGCCGCCCCTACGAGCCTCTCCGCCAGCTCCACAGCCTTCCTCCTGGAGTTCACGAACACGAGGGCCTGGCCTCCAGAGGCCACGGCGTCCAGGGCTGCATCGAGGGTTGGGTTCCTGACGAGCCTCTCCACCCGGGTCTCGCCGCCGTCCCCCCACACTATAGTGTAGCCGCTCATCACGCCCTCCCTTAGCCTCACGGGCCTCCAGCCGCTCTCGACTAGGCCGGCGCCGAGCCAGGCCGCCATCTCGCCCGCGTTGCTTATCGTGGCGCTGAGCGCGACTACCTGCATGCCCTGGTTCATCGACATGAGCCGGGCTATGACCGTCTCCAGGACGGGGCCGCGGCGGAGGTCCCCGACGTAGTGGATCTCATCCACCACCAGCACGCAAACCTCGCGTAGCCAGCCGGCGCCGTGCCGCAGCAGGGAGTCGAGCTTCTCGTAGGTAACCATGACCGCGTCGGCCTCGCCGAGCCAGGGCTCCACCCTGTCATAGTCCCCCGTCGACACGGCGACTCGGCGGCCCAGCTCGCCGAGGATGCTCCTCCACTCCTCCGCCCTCTCGTAGACCAGGCTCCTGAGAGGGGCAGCATATACAACCCGGCAGCCCCTATGCGGCCCCGAGAGCACGCGTAGAGCCGCGAGAAGCGCCACCAGGCTCTTCCCAGACCCGGTGGGCGACGCCACTACCAGGTTCCTGCCCTCGAGGAGGCCGGCCCTCACAGCCTCCTCCTGCGGGGGGAAGAGCTCC contains:
- a CDS encoding RuvB-like helicase — protein: MAAIKEVKPVRKEFRRVGAHSHIRGLGLDENGRAKFMADGMVGQAEAREAAGIVVQMIREGKMAGRGVLIVGPSGTGKTAIAVGIAKELGEDTPFVAMTGSEIYSSEMKKTEAMMQALRKAIGVRFRERRTVYEGVVSRIRIGYVKHPFNPYVRVPHEAEVVLETRDDSVKLRVGEEIAVQLLQLRVRRGDVIWIDAETGEVHKTGRICEKREYDISVYKCVEKPSGPVKKEKEIVHLLTLHDLDVAYAAQRAAAASFLGMPLTREIPSDVRQRVDEEVKKLVSEGRAELVPGVLFIDDAHMLDIEAFSFLTRAMESDLAPILVLATNRGITKIRGTDIESPHGIPLDLLDRLLIIKTRPYKPEEIREILRIRADEEEVPLTEEALEELTKLGAERSLRYAVQLMEPARILAEREGRAKVTVEDVRRAAEYFVDVKESVRYIQQYEEKFLK
- a CDS encoding DEAD/DEAH box helicase, with product MASWMRVEELDLPQEAKRVLLAQGYRELFPPQEEAVRAGLLEGRNLVVASPTGSGKSLVALLAALRVLSGPHRGCRVVYAAPLRSLVYERAEEWRSILGELGRRVAVSTGDYDRVEPWLGEADAVMVTYEKLDSLLRHGAGWLREVCVLVVDEIHYVGDLRRGPVLETVIARLMSMNQGMQVVALSATISNAGEMAAWLGAGLVESGWRPVRLREGVMSGYTIVWGDGGETRVERLVRNPTLDAALDAVASGGQALVFVNSRRKAVELAERLVGAAAGSREVRSLLDPGGVEPYIELLRSHGEHRELNDRLARLMSSGVAFHHAGLASYQRDVVEKAFRARVLRVLVATPTLAAGVNLPARRVVVDSLYRFKPGRGSEPIKVSEYKQLAGRAGRPGLDAVGEAVIIARSGEQAWEAMESYVRGEPEPIVSKLVSEAALRSQVLAVVSSLGTATVQEVAGIFRRTLYAVQAGPPREEIDRVAWLLDEYGFLERVGDVLEATDTGRRVSELYIDPLTGYRMLRGLDALREEKPPIERLLFLALWNPDAARVRPPRGMHLGLEMEAEQLLEDLGFTPYEEVGEADIAVAAEALHTADMLLDWVLEKPEDAILDKYGVDPGDLRAVVETASWLVYSMAQLARLRGHPAAGYLDRLAVMVRHGVQEELVDLVKLPGIGRVRARLLYNTGYRDPGSLAGLSPEQLASLLRGLGEERARRALAEAQRMAAREKPGGGGEEARRRGRQRSILDYLG